From Rutidosis leptorrhynchoides isolate AG116_Rl617_1_P2 chromosome 3, CSIRO_AGI_Rlap_v1, whole genome shotgun sequence, a single genomic window includes:
- the LOC139900534 gene encoding transcriptional repressor ILP1-like, with product MALSIPAIFAPYVRLELLKWDPLHENSDFIDMNWYVRSSKVNPNDADVNLVPDLVEKVAIPILRHEISHCWDVFSAKETKCAVFATNLVFRYVPVSSKAIIDLVSILCNRLSDAVANLVVPTWNTCVLSTVPNAARFGSYKFGMSVRLMRNICLWNNVLSISNLEKLALDDLLIGKILPHLRSIHSNIDDAIRTEKIVASFSGVWTGPGITGGRRRKLQPTVDYLMVLGRTLENRPSFSGTKALARRLKKMLVDLNKYDHARKSQLTKLSITMTAVCDVEFLTVNTLPLVEKVGRQKRIMKGIFKPNK from the exons ATGGCATTGAGTATACCTGCAATTTTCGCTCCGTATGTAAGGTTGGAGCTTTTGAAGTGGGACCCACTACATGAAAATTCAGATTTTATTGATATGAACTGGTACGTTCGCTCT AGTAAAGTTAACCCGAACGATGCTGATGTCAACCTAGTACCTGATTTAGTTGAAAAGGTTGCGATTCCTATATTGCGGCATGAAATATCTCACTGCTGGGACGTGTTTAGTGCCAAGGAGACAAAATGTGCTGTTTTTGCTACAAATTTAGTATTTAGATACGTACCTGTTTCCAGCAAGGCGATTATCGATCTTGTTTCTATTCTTTGTAACCGCCTTTCTGATGCTGTAGCTAATCTCGTG GTGCCAACGTGGAATACTTGCGTATTGAGTACAGTACCAAATGCAGCTAGATTTGGTTCATATAAATTTGGAATGTCGGTTCGTTTAATGAGGAACATATGTTTATGGAATAACGTTCTCTCGATATCGAATCTTGAAAAGCTCGCTCTCGATGATTTGTTAATCGGCAAAATCCTCCCGCATCTTCGAAGTATTCATTCAAATATCGATGATGCAATTAGAACTGAGAAAATTGTTGCATCGTTTTCTGGGGTTTGGACCGGTCCAGGCATCACAGGGGGTAGAAG AAGGAAGTTGCAACCAACGGTGGATTATTTGATGGTTCTTGGAAGGACATTGGAGAACAGACCGAGTTTTTCAGGAACAAAAGCACTTGCTCGTCGATTGAAGAAAATGCTAGTGGATTTAAATAAATATGATCATGCTCGCAAGTCGCAAT TAACTAAGTTATCTATCACAATGACCGCTGTTTGTGATGTGGAGTTCTTAACAGTTAACACCCTACCCCTTGTTGAAAAAGTAGGCAGG CAGAAGAGAATAATGAAGGGTATTTTTAAGCCAAACAAATGA